From the Oleiphilus messinensis genome, one window contains:
- a CDS encoding antibiotic biosynthesis monooxygenase family protein, whose product MIRVIIERHIADTLEIPYEETARKTIQLAVQASGFVSGESLKNAFDPNHRVILSTWRSVQDWQRWSQSDERKAMLDQLRPMMDKEEHVTVLELS is encoded by the coding sequence ATGATCAGAGTGATAATTGAAAGACATATCGCTGACACATTAGAAATACCCTATGAAGAAACCGCCCGCAAGACCATTCAACTTGCCGTTCAGGCAAGCGGTTTTGTCTCGGGAGAATCATTGAAAAACGCATTTGACCCAAATCATCGAGTGATATTATCAACCTGGAGAAGTGTTCAAGACTGGCAACGATGGTCTCAATCAGATGAACGAAAAGCGATGCTTGATCAACTCCGGCCAATGATGGACAAAGAAGAACACGTCACCGTGCTTGAGCTATCTTAA
- the dsbD gene encoding protein-disulfide reductase DsbD — MPSLVRTRILITILGLLVLISPFHASMVLAEGNGLQTQLFASTQNSLNLSTPDFLPVDQAFKFTDRFEHNTLILNWDITPGHYLYKDRIQIQVDDTLVRLGALRYSTPGEVKEDPYFGQVTVFHNPVELKVSLTALTSGTEIPIKITYQGCADAGLCYPPETKETLYIPEQPDTAQTTKPITKNESDLNSSTGIFSFLNEANLLTVMGAFVLLGLGLTFTPCVFPMMPIISSIIAGQKSPTTAKSALLSLSYIIGMALTYALLGVAMGYFGASANLQAKLQSPPVLIGFSLLFVLLSLSMFGLFELQLPAKLRDSLNARSQKLAGGQVLAVFAIGALSAIIVSPCVSAPLAGALIYISSSGDPVTGGIALFAMGIGMGIPLFAIGMGAGQILPKAGSWMENVRMLFGVLLLAIAIWLISRLLPAMTEMLLWAILLIMSGIQLGALDSAHYGAQRLWKGVGVIAILYGILIGAGAFLGSSSALDPLAPLKFSSSNPGSSPPPELSKSSKSLPFEKITRYDQLQQKLQQSADHIKVRASGITMVDFYADWCVSCLVIEDEVFKDSRINPALMTWRLIKADVTASDEEAIRLLEHYNIFGPPAILFFDHSGQEIKSLRIQGEIGPDEFIERISTHPATRL, encoded by the coding sequence ATGCCTTCATTGGTCCGAACCAGAATACTGATCACGATACTCGGATTACTCGTACTGATCAGCCCTTTCCATGCGTCGATGGTGCTCGCTGAAGGAAACGGCCTTCAAACGCAACTTTTTGCTAGCACACAAAACAGCTTAAATCTTTCAACACCAGACTTTTTGCCGGTTGATCAAGCATTTAAATTTACGGATCGATTTGAGCACAATACGCTCATTTTGAATTGGGATATTACACCAGGGCACTATCTATACAAAGATCGCATTCAAATTCAAGTAGATGATACCCTCGTTCGCCTGGGAGCGTTACGCTATTCTACACCGGGAGAGGTAAAAGAAGATCCTTATTTTGGGCAGGTTACGGTGTTTCATAACCCAGTGGAACTTAAAGTATCGTTAACTGCGTTAACCTCTGGCACAGAAATCCCAATCAAAATAACGTATCAGGGCTGTGCCGATGCGGGCCTATGCTATCCTCCGGAAACCAAGGAAACCTTGTATATTCCTGAGCAACCGGATACCGCTCAGACAACAAAACCGATCACCAAAAACGAATCGGATCTAAATTCATCAACAGGCATATTCTCATTTCTTAACGAGGCAAACCTTCTAACCGTCATGGGGGCCTTTGTCTTACTCGGCCTGGGCCTGACTTTCACGCCCTGTGTATTTCCGATGATGCCGATCATTTCGTCCATTATTGCCGGACAGAAATCACCGACCACTGCAAAATCAGCCTTGTTGTCATTGAGCTATATCATTGGCATGGCACTCACCTATGCATTGCTTGGTGTCGCCATGGGTTACTTCGGCGCGTCCGCCAACTTGCAAGCAAAGCTTCAAAGCCCTCCCGTTCTGATCGGGTTTTCTTTGCTGTTTGTTTTACTCTCACTCTCGATGTTCGGATTGTTCGAATTGCAACTCCCTGCGAAATTGCGTGATTCATTAAATGCACGCTCACAAAAACTCGCAGGAGGCCAGGTGCTAGCGGTGTTTGCCATTGGAGCCCTTTCTGCCATTATTGTCTCACCCTGTGTTTCAGCCCCACTAGCGGGGGCGCTCATATACATCAGCTCTTCTGGCGACCCGGTTACCGGCGGCATTGCCCTGTTCGCCATGGGAATTGGAATGGGAATTCCATTATTTGCGATTGGCATGGGGGCTGGCCAGATCTTACCAAAGGCGGGCAGCTGGATGGAAAATGTCCGCATGCTCTTTGGTGTTTTGCTGCTGGCAATCGCGATTTGGCTCATTTCGCGATTGCTGCCGGCCATGACAGAAATGCTGCTCTGGGCAATTTTGCTGATTATGTCGGGTATACAACTTGGCGCACTGGACAGTGCACACTATGGGGCACAACGCCTTTGGAAAGGCGTCGGAGTGATTGCAATTTTGTATGGCATTCTGATCGGTGCAGGTGCATTCCTTGGATCAAGCTCGGCACTGGACCCGTTAGCTCCTTTGAAATTTTCAAGTTCAAACCCAGGCTCATCGCCGCCCCCCGAACTATCCAAATCGAGTAAATCACTGCCATTTGAAAAAATAACCCGGTACGACCAGCTGCAACAGAAGCTACAACAAAGTGCTGATCATATTAAGGTGCGAGCGTCCGGCATCACAATGGTTGACTTTTACGCAGACTGGTGTGTGAGCTGTCTGGTTATAGAAGATGAGGTTTTCAAGGATAGCAGGATCAATCCCGCACTGATGACCTGGCGCTTGATCAAAGCAGATGTCACGGCTTCAGATGAAGAAGCGATCAGGCTTCTGGAACACTATAATATTTTTGGTCCACCCGCTATTTTGTTTTTTGACCATTCCGGACAGGAGATAAAAAGTCTTCGTATTCAAGGAGAAATCGGCCCGGACGAATTTATCGAGCGTATATCAACACACCCGGCCACGCGCTTGTAG
- the tusA gene encoding sulfurtransferase TusA: protein MSNDIPDGLVILDVKGLFCPEPVMMLHNKVDEIDVGDTVQIIATDPSTKRDIPRFCNFLGHELVQQYEEDSCYIYIVRKG, encoded by the coding sequence ATGTCAAATGATATTCCTGATGGCCTTGTCATTCTCGATGTCAAAGGCTTGTTTTGCCCGGAACCCGTCATGATGCTGCATAATAAAGTAGATGAGATTGATGTGGGGGACACAGTTCAAATTATCGCGACAGATCCATCAACCAAGCGCGATATTCCTCGTTTTTGTAATTTTCTGGGTCACGAACTGGTCCAGCAGTATGAAGAAGATTCCTGCTACATCTATATTGTCCGCAAAGGCTGA
- a CDS encoding elongation factor P hydroxylase, which translates to MTAAVSNLIELFNQSFETSYRTVLEAGNEEPIYLPANIEIEQPDLAHQITWDSRRHYHRVVFAHGFFQSAIHEISHWCIAGPSRRTRLDYGYWYEPDGRNAAQQQAFERVEIKPQALEWIFCLCAGVRFRVSIDNLSGERSPTERVFKLNIVAQARSYLQQGLPDRAEMFAEKLKTFYNTASLDLNKQLQLDAIL; encoded by the coding sequence ATGACAGCAGCAGTATCAAACTTGATAGAACTATTTAATCAGTCTTTCGAGACGTCTTACCGGACGGTCCTGGAAGCTGGAAATGAAGAACCGATTTATTTGCCCGCAAATATCGAAATTGAACAACCTGATCTGGCTCATCAAATCACATGGGACTCTCGTAGGCATTACCACCGGGTCGTGTTTGCCCATGGATTTTTTCAAAGCGCAATACATGAAATAAGTCATTGGTGTATTGCTGGCCCGTCCCGTCGAACGCGATTAGACTACGGATATTGGTATGAACCTGATGGTCGAAACGCGGCTCAGCAGCAGGCATTCGAGCGCGTTGAAATAAAGCCTCAGGCGCTAGAGTGGATTTTTTGCCTTTGTGCAGGAGTGCGGTTCCGGGTTAGTATTGATAACCTATCTGGTGAGCGATCACCGACGGAGCGGGTGTTCAAACTGAATATTGTCGCCCAGGCCCGATCATATTTGCAGCAAGGGCTCCCTGATCGAGCAGAAATGTTTGCTGAAAAGCTGAAAACCTTTTATAACACTGCTAGTTTAGATCTGAATAAGCAGTTGCAGCTTGATGCGATTTTGTAG